Below is a genomic region from Oreochromis niloticus isolate F11D_XX linkage group LG13, O_niloticus_UMD_NMBU, whole genome shotgun sequence.
CACCACCATCTTTTTGTGTATATCGAGGCCACCAACCACCTGGATGAAAGTGCGAAAGGAAGGAATAGAAAAAATCTTTAATGGAGTGCTGTTAACGCTGTGGAGGTAAGCATTAAAGTTCACATAGTTTAGTTTTCTTTATAAAGTggcaattcacaacaacagaacCTGAGCTTTATATTTATATGCGCTATGTTCAACAGTAAAGAGCCAAAAGTATTAGAGAAGAAGCTAACAATCAAGTGATCTCTGATGAACAACGTGGAAAGAGTGGAAAGGAAGAACTTCCTTTTACCAGGAAGAGACTTGCAACAGAACCAGTCTCAGGTTGAGGCACCCATGCCCAACCAAGAAGGCCCCTTAAAGACATTTTGACCTGCACAATAGAAGACCACCAATGTTTGGTActgctatttttaaaaagttgtctTTTTATTACTGCCATTAAAGGGTAAGCTGTTATGACCTTATATACTGAGAAGacaactcagtgtatttttaaaTTGACCAAAATAAACAACACACATGTTGGTTCAGAGGGTAAACAGATTACTGTACATTTACCTGTGAATATACGGCCTTCACCTCAATGTAAAGTGATTTCATATTGGTAGTGTTTCATTCACCACATAACCATCAACAAGCATGTCAGTTTCACTATGAGTGACCGCATCAACTACAAGTTCTCGCTGTAACACTGTATCAACAACATCCTGAGAAAATCTACTATATTTAttctcttattttattttattttttacatactcTCTTCCGTTGTTACTTTTACATAACAGTGTTGCTAATACTACAAAGCAAGAATAAAATCATGTCATGGAGTCTTTTCCTTGAACCTCAAAGTGTTTGAACTGCACTGCTTCGTTAGAAAAAAACAGATCTAATACTCTCCTGCACTACTCTGAAAATACACTCCCACGAGGACAGAGCCATTTTAGTTCATGGCTCCAGAGATATAGCTGTCAAATGTGGGGCTCATGTCTGTCAGTTGGAAGTGGAGTCTTTCATTTTAGAATATGTCTCAGAGCAAAGCCATTTCCACTGGGGTCCAGCAAGAGACGAGTCGGTGTATCACAGTTTTCAACAAGATGACACTAATTGTATTGCGAGAACTTCATTTGTGTCTGTGATTAGATAATTAAAGCCACATACTTTCTAGTTAGTTTATACATATCAGTACGACAGCAATGAGAATATTGATATGGGTCAGTGCTTTTACAAACCAAATAACGCTCATCACTGCCAACCTTAAATTTGCTGGATGACACAGATCCTCCTACATGTGCCGTAAGTACTCACCAGGCTATGTTTACAGCCCTTGACACCACATTTCAACAAGGAAGTGTGAAACTGAAACCCAATGCCGTTGAGCCTAAGCAAAAAGCGTTTGTGTTTCCAGAGTTTTCCGCCCCTTTGACATTTGCTTCCAACATACTAGGCTGCATCAGCACAAATGTCACCACCCCAAAATACCCCAGGAGGGCTTTGACTTACTGCACAGAACTCTTCAAAGGATATCCTGCCGTCTCCGTCCTTGTCTGCATTGATAATGGTCTTGTCCACGATCTGCTGGAGCTGCGTGTCCTTCAGGTTGTTGCCTACCATCATCTTCAGAACCTGGAAGAGCTCGCCATTGGAGATGTAGCCATCCTTGTCCATGTCATAGATCCTAAAAGCAACTGTGGTGCAGGGAGTGGCATGGGGAGGGGAGGGAGCAGAAGCACAGGTAGTTGGAAGTCTAAACCAATCAACCTTTATTACAAATAGTCTTTAACTcttctttaatatttaattttttttttattttttttttttatttttttaacttgactAGCTCATGAAAGGTGACCCAAAAGGTTAACACTGTGCACTACAAAGGACATACTACCCCAGGGGAATTTGTGTTGCAGCAGCAAGGTGACGTGAGACAAACAGAAGAGGGGAGTCACAGGGGACAAAGCCCCTGTCTGGTTTTACTcccaaagcaacaaaacaaatagATGTGCTTGAGGACAAGAAACTTGTTCTACTACCCATGGCCACGTGTGATTTAAGTGAAGAAGCAGCTTTACTTACACCGAAGCTTCTGCTCTTTGTCCCCCTTAACGCTGAACTGTGAGACACCCTCGATAAACTCTgtgagaagagagaacagaaCAACAATCAGTGCTGTAGGTTTGCAGCTAAACCAGGCTTCCCACACAGTCCTGACTTCAACATGGCATTTTAGAAACATCTTGATTTTTTGGAATTTGCTCTTTAAATAGTATATTAAGAAAAACGTACACAATACAGAAGCACAACAACATCAAGTTTATTAtcaaaacacagaagagctcatttacagtccaaagacatacaCTGTTCTTTATGATGCTAATTCTTTTCATTAACTCTCAATATTTATccacatatatttttttgtggAAAGTGTTACTACTGTACAGAAGAATGTCCAGGTTGCAAAGTCCACAGGTATGGAACCTGGGCTATTTTTAAGCCTGCACTATGACTGAACTTCCAAGATAGTGGCACATTTGTAAACATGCAGACCAATAAAAGCAACCCTTATCTTTATGCAATAGGGGCAATTCCCCATCATGTGTTAATGACGTGTTCAGAATGTGGACTTTGTGCCCCAGTGAAATGCATTATATTACAAATGACCTTAAAAGCAGGTGGCAGAATATTTTAATGGActggaaacaaaataaaataaatggtttTAGCATTAAAAACCAGCAGCAGGTCTTATTAGTGGAACAGGATGCTGGATTCTACAAGACGAAGAGGAGCTGAATGAGCTTGATTCAAGGAACTTTATTCAATCTTGTTTTGTTAGATGTGTTATAACTGAAATGCTATATTCTGCACCTCATATCTTTATTTTATGCCTCTCATTCTAGTCTCAGAGTATTTGTTGCTTATAAAATTGTTACTTCAAAGAAATACTGCAATATTGCCATATTTGCAGTGGTAATACTCTTAGTTACAGTACTGGCTGATCTGAGCTATGTACTGTAGGTCATTTCACACATATCTTTAAGAAGCTTGCATGCCGCTGATTTACATAATGGTGAAATATGAATAGTGACTATCAAAAATGAATTTGCAGCACGTTTCCTCCtatgttgttgcttttttggGCTCACAGCGCACCAGGTCTCCTGTAGCAGGCAGTATCTATTGATTCCATGTGTTTAAGTATGAGAGTAATACTTAAACCATGAGTAAACTAGAAgaatgaaagcaaagcaaacttCCACTTAAGAACCAGGTTTGTTGCTGAAGTCACAAATGTGTCaagaattcttttttctttttactcttAGTCCACTTGTAAAAATATCATATAGAACATTgttaagataaaataaaataaagctgtaAAATCCCCACAAGCAGACAGGTTTATTGCATACCTTTAAAGTCCACTTCTCCATTCCCATCCGTGTCGAATATGTCGATAACCCTTTGCACCAGCGGGTTCTGTTGCAGCTCTGGCAGAGACATGAACTCCTCCACGCTGAGTGAGCCAGAGTTATCTAGGTCGAGTTTCTTAAACCTCTTCCCTAGCCTCTTAATCTCATCAGCATCGActggacaaagagaaaaagaaagagaagatatGGGTGAGACATTGTGTTTCAAGACATTTAGCTGATCGTCTTTTCTATCTTGTTAGATAATGAAAATTATaacaaaacaaccacaaatGTGCACATGTCAAGTGCCTGACAGGCCCTAGTTCTATACAAGagcatgaggggaaaaaaaaaaaaaaacagttaaaaagcGACAATGACAAATGCACAGTGGACTGTGCACCTGCAGCAACATTAGCCCGAGACTGAGCGAACAAAATCAAACAGAGcaataaatcacacacacaaacaccaagtCAGAGGATATTTATGCTACCAAATAAATATCATTATAAATCTCTGCATGAAATGTAGTCATAGATTTCGGTGGTCACCACTTGTAACTAGGTCAAGGACACTACTTGTAGCCTGCAGAGGCCTGGACTACCTGCTACTAGCTGCAGACCCACAGTAAGCATGGTACAATTTGTTCTGCTCTTTTCTAGCCATACCTGAAATAGATGCAACTACAAAAAAAAGCTCCAATTGGTAGCAAACCTAACATGAAGCAAACTGCTTCTGCTCTGAAAACACTGCCATGGATgtagatgtttttttaaaaaaaaaaaaaaatagtaaaaggTAGAGAAATGAGAGCTGACAAGAAAGAGTGGAGGAGGGAGTAACAGAGGAGTTATCAGAAGAACGACACAGAGACAAGTACATAAATATAACTTACAGCCTTTGTTGTCTACTTGTGCTTTTTTATCATAAGGAGTCTGGGTCTTTTCTTCCCTTGCCATGAGAAATGGTCTCCACTCCCCGGCCAGTATACTGAGCAATGGCAGTAGTAATCCACAAGCAATCACAAATCCAGTTGTTAATTACTATATAAGCTCATTCACAGAGAGTCAGGTGATCATACTGGCCAACCACAAACTACTACTACTTTACCCACTTTAATATGAGTGCTAAATGGCACAGGGTGTCTATTAATCTTCACAAACAGCTAACAGAGGGAAGAGTCACAATCAAGAGGTGTGACAAAGGTTATGAACTTATTCCAGTCGCGATCAGGTTTAATTACCTCCACAAGGACATCCAGTTTAGTTAAATGGCAAAGATAAGATCGACTTAGGAAGAACAAGCTTTGTGGTGGTAACTGTAAGGAGTTACAGTTGGAATTTCTTGTAATTCCTCATGTGAGCACAGTTGGTGAATTGTAAAAACCACTGAAGATACAACACTGAAGATAGAACAGTAAGAACCTGCATTCAAACTGACACAATGTAGGGAACATACGCATCTCATATTTTGGCTATGAAGCTCTAAATGCACATGCGAATGTCTGGATTCTTACAGGATGTTATCCCATTGTTCCGCTTTCTATTATACGATGCAaagagagagacggagagagacggGTGTGGGTTGTGTTTTGGGTTTCAGAGCTCGAACACGCTGTGCTACATCAGCTCGATGACTAATCAGAGTGCGAGTGTGGTGGAGGAGTAGGGGAGGAATAAAGgagtgagagaaagacagattGAGAAAGTTGGAAAGGACATGACCACAGCAGCAGCCACTGTCGGTTACAAGCAAAGCTTAacgtgaagaaaaaaaaaaatacactgttgAAATCCACTTTATAAATATTCTTTATGGTTCCCTGCAGCATGTGTATCTCATCATCATGATAAATGAAAAAATCCATCTAGACCAACACCGTGAGCCAACATAAATAAGTTTTGATTTAATGCTCCTCTATTGACAGTTAGTGATTCTGTGTCCTTTCTAATAATAAAGCACATgacagtcacatgatcacaaaTTGAATTTTTATAGCACCTTCAAGCCAATAAAATTCAAAGGGCACTGAGAGCTCTCAAACAGTAAcaacattgtatattgtaaatGACTCAACTACAGAACAGAGGTTACCTCTGCTCATTGGTCCTtggaaatgaaatataaaatcgCATGTCAAATTTCCCAGGAGACTAAAAATATGTACAAATCCATTCAAAGCACTTAGAATGTGTCCAAATAAAGGTCGTCTCCAAAGCACAGTGCAATATGCTTGCCATATGGTGTACTACAAAGCTGGAACAATAAGCAGATCAATTAATTAGTCAGTTGTGCCAATTAATCGGGAGCAATCTCGTTACAGCTTTCAGCATCTTCACTATTACACTATTAATAAACTATCCATGTGCTGTGTAAGTATGTGTAAATTTAAATTAATGATGTCAAAGCCACTCTGATTTTCTCCTGTTCAACACAGGATTTCAGTATACAAATCAAAATGACAACTATCCATGACATCTGAAAACCCAGATTTATTTCTAATGAGAGGTCAGCGGTTCACTTCACTTATATGTTCCCGATATCACAAATCTACACACAAGAACACATTCACAAGCTGATACAGACCACAGGGTGTCTGTGTCTACCAGGCATGAGTTATCAGAGGCGAGCACACGGCTGTCCTGTGACACAAAACACTTCCTTATCAGCGGCCTCCTGTTTCCTGTGCCCAGCAGATGACACCATCTTAGCTCATAACCATTTAGCCCATGAAGGGGTATCAATGCTACAGATAAGCACCACATTGTGTTTAGTATGGTAAATCAAAGCCATGTTCGAGATAATCTGTCACACAGCTGGACAGGTCTTTTTCAGGGTGTTAAATCTTAGTATAAATacttctgacacacacaacagatcCTAAACACTCCACGTTCTCCAAATGGGATCAAAACCAATAGCAAAGAATAACTCCGGGCAGCCCTCTCCTTCAGTTCATCAGTAACTTTAAAAATACAGAGCACTTGTCACCAAATATCAGACTGACAATTTTAGAGTTTAATGATGGGTGAAGTAGGGAGTGCTAAGCCTGCATGAAAATTTAAACACacgaacttaaaaaaaacaaaacaaaacaaacaaaaaaaaaaaaacactgcacaaAAACAATGCTAACTAGAAATGTTTTATGTTCTATGATGGTATGTTTACAGGTgcaggctgcagcctgactgctcattaGTTTGTCATCTGTTGAAGTTTaaggtctggctgctgggctggggtcagcattcactcagctttaacatcattcTGGGGTCTTATCTAGCTCAGTGTTAGCATGCTCTCTGCGTGCAAAGAGCCAAAGTTATGTGTACATAATGTACATAATGCAGCCGTTTCCATCCTGGATGAGGTTTGCACACCACTCTCtcatccttttgtgcaataaaaataaacataatggCCATATCCACACTGCAGACTCTGCCACTATTTTCCTCCTTTGgcacacaaacagaaatcagCTGACTACAGTGCAAGTGGAGGTGGAACCAATAAGCAGGATCGTTAGGCAATCAAactaacaattccaaggaattgaactACTCGGAACCGGCTCTTGTAGAGAACTGGTTCTCAATTCCCATCCCCATTCTTAACAGAAATCCTGTTAAGCaatctgctttttaaaagagtcCACAGAATCAACTAGTTTTATTTGTAGTGGCACACTGTTCCAGAGACTGGTGTCACACTGAAAGGCTTTGTCCCCTCTGGTCGTTAGTCATGTGCAAGGAAGAACTAAAACAACTAACAAactttgcagcaactgtgtgatgcagtAATCTATGCCatttaaggcagttctgaaggcaaaaggaggACCTCAATAAAAAGAATAATAGAATAATAATTACTTGCCTTAGAATTCCATACTCAGCTTTGTAAGGACACAAGGAAAAACCGTTCACAAAACCGTAACCTCAAAGTAACTCCCTGTCTCTGTTTAAGTTCCGTTTTGTGCTACACAGTCAGGTTAGTAGGATAAGCTGGATGGAGTTCAGATGAAAAAgtactgtgacatttacaaCACATAAACTTTGGCGCAGCCGCTAAGCAGGGAACATCTTAACACTGGATCCAGATCCCTTATTGCTGTCAGGACCTGCCGAGTGAGTAGGTCCATGTATTATTCATGGACGCAAGGACATCGGCCTTCCTTTTCCAGTGTCACACCAACAAGCCCCATGTCTGCcagattcacacacacagaggggaaCCAACTGAGCCAAAATTAAAAAGCATATTGGTTTGACTTATCCAACATATGGGTCCATCTGCTATGGTCAAGTGGTAGATTCCTGAAATCATATCGGAGCTGGAGGTTTAGCAGCtgatgaacaaacaaacaaggttCGGCAATTTAACTATTCTTATCTCATGTTCTTACACAAACTCATTCTAGTATGATTAAAAGTGAGTGCAGTGAAGAAAGTTTAATTTCTGAGCTTTACAAAACGCCTATCGCCTCTCTCTATTACAGAAGctaaaaatcttaaaatgtgGCACAATGATGTGTACCAAATCTAGCTGCAAATGAGGCATAGTTTGTGTACGACAGCAACAACAACTGATTCCCAAAAAAACTGGAACAAACTGTGACTGGCAGTGGTCACATCCAGGCTGAAATGACCACGCTGGGTGGGAAAGCGGTGCTAGGTGTGAGAGCCAGAGAGATAAGATGAAATGTtcttggatttaaaaaaaaaatttttttaattgcaaCAACACCTGTAATTACCATCACagagaagagtgagaagtaATGTTGCAGAAAAAACGATTGAGATAAGATAATACACCATACATTTCCTGAATGGGTGGCACATCTTACTCGATTTCACACAAAACAGGATGCTGTTGAGCGACTGGCTATTAAAGCGTGTGATAAAACCTTCAACCTTCACTTTTGCTATTCACTTGCCTTCTTCGCGACCTTTGGTTATATAGGGGAAAGAAAGAGTCATGCATCTAAGCCCAACATCAGACCTGCATGTTAAAGCCTGTCTTTGgcagcagagaaacacaacaaggTGGGTGATGTTGCAAACTCACATTCAAACACGTACATCTGCTGCCTGTTAGGCTATGGATTAAGGTGAGGTGGAGCTACATGTTTGCTATAATGACGGTGTATAGTAGATTATTTTATACATTGGAACCATATTGTGTATGGTGCATTAGTTTATAGACAGCACACCTTTGATTTCGCTATGGCATCTTTACACTTTACAGAAATTGATAGGGATGGGTTTGAAAATAACAAGTCTGTGCTTacctttacatttatttctagCAGAATAATATACTGTTGGATGCATTTTCATGTAAAGGAAGTTTAACTGAAATATTATCAAAAATGTTTTCCTAT
It encodes:
- the ppp3r1a gene encoding calcineurin subunit B type 1; this translates as MGNEASYPLEMCSHFDADEIKRLGKRFKKLDLDNSGSLSVEEFMSLPELQQNPLVQRVIDIFDTDGNGEVDFKEFIEGVSQFSVKGDKEQKLRFAFRIYDMDKDGYISNGELFQVLKMMVGNNLKDTQLQQIVDKTIINADKDGDGRISFEEFCAVVGGLDIHKKMVVDV